A single genomic interval of Lucilia cuprina isolate Lc7/37 chromosome 2, ASM2204524v1, whole genome shotgun sequence harbors:
- the LOC111682262 gene encoding uncharacterized protein LOC111682262, with protein sequence MNTMGISTDPALLDVELPRTLIESPSVSTFLPEEEASICPLLSSNTNGTTTPLTFSHPLTPCIDNDNDSNTSANLCNEDAKVETSSSSGSSSGIGMSVPDATSAALFNKHSYKHLQKNNSSVQDSNGHGPNGNLQLTNDTPSFVSWNWPLIRKCTFFVFMSSLLAMCAIVVAMIVTLPKTCNPRTAWYRGSVFYEIFPASFHDSDNDGIGDLRGIVKSTDYLKALGVSAIRLNSIFPSTEYPDNYENITSLMEVSHVLGNLEDMHQLSQSLHARNISLILDIPLFPILKVLGKSDGAEMVNVLADTQINNSEAESVSTTTARPIITENTITQALQHWVKVGVDGFYIKGLEKFDDLEDIAYHLAEWKDIIGSNRVLIVNEKVFEKLQGAQRKLALSHVDLVDVHLNIFNGTEYLENRINSVLASDFGPTDTGVWIHWSLAGVDRQRLTSNKQSTNYTLAATIMQLMLPGTPNIFYGDEIALQAAHDQLNEHNETKHLHHLATMQWPLNFSQQFTNRETLPWLPKSPQAELDTFILISKMVDLRDRSPSIYKNSICKSETILPNTVIRRSNDDILIVERTYPRRNTFVSVTNFGQKRLTMDMTSMYYSGHIMLETVDSDKIYFGEFKIGSTESIVVRLDK encoded by the exons ATGAACACAATGGGCATCTCAACAGATCCGGCTCTTTTAGATGTTGAATTGCCACGCACTCTCATCGAATCACCATCTGTATCAACATTTCTACCTGAAGAAGAGGCCTCCATTTGTCCACTGCTGTCGTCCAATACAAATGGTACAACAACACCACTTACCTTTTCACACCCACTAACACCGTGCATTGACAATGATAACGATAGCAATACTTCGGCGAATCTTTGTAATGAGGATGCCAAGGTCGAAACAAGTTCATCGTCAGGTAGCAGCTCTGGCATAGGAATGAGTGTTCCAGATGCAACGTCTGCGGCCTTATTCAACAAACACTCGTACAAACACTTGCAAAAGAATAATTCTTCAGTACAG GATTCGAATGGTCATGGACCCAATGGAAATCTACAACTCACTAATGACACACCATCATTTGTTTCTTGGAATTGGCCGCTAATACGAAAATGTACTTTCTTTGTTTTCATGTCCAGTTTGCTGGCCATGTGTGCTATAGTGGTGGCCATGATTGTAACTTTACCGAAGACCTGTAATCCTAG gacCGCTTGGTATCGTGGTAGTGTTTTTTACGAAATATTCCCCGCCAGTTTTCATGATTCCGATAATGATGGTATTGGTGATTTGCGTGGCATTGTTAAAAGTACCGATTATCTTAAAGCATTGGGTGTCTCGGCAATACGTCTGAACTCTATATTTCCATCTACCGAATATCCAGATAATTATGAAAACATTACCTCCTTAATGGAAGTTTCTCATGTTTTAGGCAATTTGGAGGATATGCATCAACTAAGTCAATCTTTGCATGCACGCAATATATCATTAATTTTGGACATACCATTGTTTCCTATCTTAAAGGTATTGGGTAAATCTGATGGAGCCGAGATGGTTAACGTACTGGCTGACACACAAATCAATAACTCCGAAGCCGAATCAGTTTCAACAACTACAGCTAGACCGATTATCACAGAGAATACCATAACACAGGCTTTACAACACTGGGTGAAAGTTGGAGTAGATGGTTTCTACATCAAGGGTCTGGAGAAGTTTGATGATCTTGAAGATATAGCCTATCACTTAGCCGAGTGGAAAGATATCATTGGTTCTAATCGTGTGCTAATTGTTAATGAGAAAGTATTTGAAAAACTGCAAGGAGCCCAAAGAAAATTGGCTCTTTCACATGTCGATTTGGTCGATGTGCACTTGAATATTTTCAATGGCACTGAGTATTTGGAAAATCGTATTAATTCCGTATTAGCTTCCGACTTTGGACCTACTGATACAGGAGTGTGGATTCATTGGTCACTGGCCGGTGTTGATAGGCAGCGTCTTACCAGCAATAAACAAAGTACCAATTACACCTTGGCCGCCACAATTATGCAGCTAATGCTACCCGGTACACCAAATATATTCTATGGTGACGAAATTGCTCTACAAGCTGCCCACGATCAACTTAATGAACACAATGAAACTAAACATTTACATCATTTGGCCACCATGCAATGGCCTCTCAACTTTAGTCAACAATTCACTAATCGCGAAACACTACCATGGTTGCCCAAATCACCACAAGCTGAATTGGACACTTTTATTCTTATATCAAAGATGGTGGATTTACGCGATCGTTCTCCttccatttataaaaattccatttGTAAATCGgaaactattcttcctaatacCGTAATAAGACGCAGTAACGATGACATCTTAATAGTGGAACGTACCTATCCACGTCGCAATACCTTTGTGTCGGTAACGAATTTTGGTCAAAAACGTTTGACCATGGATATGACTTCCATGTACTATAGTGGTCATATTATGCTGGAGACAGTCGATAGTGACAAAATCTATTTTGGTGAATTTAAAATTGGCTCAACCGAAAGCATTGTGGTTCGATtggataaataa